GCTTGAAGGCAAAGGACTGCTGAGAAGAACGCACGGCGGCGCTGTTCCGCTCGAACCGAGCGACGAGAATATTTATCCGCTTGTATACCCGAACAACAAGCTGGAGGAAGCCAAGGAAGCGATTGCCGCATCTGCCGTGAAACAGATCGAGGCAGGGGATATCATTGCGCTGGACGGCGGCAGCACGACGCTGCAAATTGCGAAGCAGCTGGGCAATATGCCTTTGACCGTTGTTACGAACGACGTAATGATCATACGGGAGCTTGCACTCCTTGACCAAATCCGGCTCGTGGTGCCCGGCGGTTACAGGCATCTCAATCTGCTTCTGCATCCGGAATCGCTTGAATGGGTAAGCAGGATGAACATTCACAAATTTTTTCTTTCCACAACGGGGATCCATACGGAATACGGGCTCAGCG
This is a stretch of genomic DNA from Paenibacillus sp. sptzw28. It encodes these proteins:
- a CDS encoding DeoR/GlpR family DNA-binding transcription regulator, giving the protein MLAVTRQRKIIDTLQQTGAVKVSELSAMLQVTEKTIRDDLEKLEGKGLLRRTHGGAVPLEPSDENIYPLVYPNNKLEEAKEAIAASAVKQIEAGDIIALDGGSTTLQIAKQLGNMPLTVVTNDVMIIRELALLDQIRLVVPGGYRHLNLLLHPESLEWVSRMNIHKFFLSTTGIHTEYGLSVFTPELAPIKRMFIETSKKVICVADHSKFDKGALFTFAALGEVETFITDHELGSSVVKRYKALNAHIQQADRSGSK